Proteins from one Streptomyces sp. NBC_00289 genomic window:
- a CDS encoding flavoprotein, whose translation MTEPDGKPFLYVVVCAAGIAADVGHLITAARERGWEVGAFATPVAVAGGFLDAAAVQELTGRPVRSAWRAPGDPRPFPPPDAVVVAPATFNTVNKWAAGLADTLAVATLCEAYGLGVPVAVLPCVSEALAAHPAYRDSLTRLRGMGVRFGDPYSGEAQADGGRPEFGWERALDLLG comes from the coding sequence GTGACCGAACCGGACGGGAAGCCCTTCCTCTACGTCGTCGTCTGCGCCGCCGGAATCGCCGCGGACGTCGGCCACCTGATCACCGCGGCGCGGGAGCGGGGCTGGGAGGTCGGCGCCTTCGCTACGCCGGTCGCCGTGGCCGGCGGCTTCCTCGACGCCGCCGCCGTCCAGGAGCTCACGGGCCGGCCCGTCCGCTCCGCGTGGCGCGCGCCCGGCGATCCGCGCCCCTTCCCGCCGCCGGACGCCGTCGTGGTCGCACCGGCCACCTTCAACACGGTCAACAAGTGGGCGGCCGGGCTGGCCGACACCCTCGCCGTGGCCACCCTGTGCGAGGCGTACGGCCTCGGCGTGCCCGTCGCCGTCCTGCCGTGCGTGTCCGAGGCGCTGGCCGCCCATCCCGCCTACCGGGACAGCCTGACACGGCTGCGCGGGATGGGCGTGCGGTTCGGCGACCCGTACTCGGGTGAGGCCCAAGCGGACGGCGGGCGGCCGGAGTTCGGCTGGGAACGGGCACTGGATCTGCTCGGGTGA
- a CDS encoding ferredoxin, producing the protein MRIDIDRDACIGAGQCALAAPGVFTQDDDGFSTVLPGGQDRLRDPMLREAARACPVSAIAVTE; encoded by the coding sequence ATGCGCATCGACATCGACAGGGACGCCTGCATCGGCGCGGGCCAGTGCGCGCTGGCCGCCCCGGGCGTCTTCACACAGGACGACGACGGCTTCAGCACCGTCCTGCCCGGCGGTCAGGACAGGCTCCGCGACCCGATGCTGCGGGAGGCCGCCAGGGCCTGCCCGGTCAGTGCCATCGCCGTGACCGAGTAG
- a CDS encoding TetR/AcrR family transcriptional regulator yields MDSAVARDQALDAAEALFYGRGIRSVGMDDIRGTSGVSLKRLYQLFPAKEHLVEAYLERRDVRWRERLAASVERHEDPLRRIPAVFDWLEEWFTEDGFRGCAWINAYGELGATSERVAGQVRAHKEAFRAYLASLVADAGLPDALTGPLFLLAEGAMVTAGVTGRARPAAEAREAARLLVEAG; encoded by the coding sequence TTGGACAGCGCTGTCGCCCGGGACCAGGCACTGGACGCAGCGGAGGCGCTGTTCTACGGGCGGGGCATCCGGTCCGTCGGCATGGACGACATCCGCGGCACGTCCGGCGTCTCGCTCAAGCGGCTCTATCAGCTCTTCCCCGCGAAGGAGCACCTGGTCGAGGCGTACCTCGAACGGCGCGACGTGCGCTGGCGCGAGCGGCTCGCCGCGTCCGTGGAACGCCACGAGGATCCCCTGCGGCGTATCCCGGCCGTGTTCGACTGGCTGGAGGAGTGGTTCACCGAGGACGGTTTCCGCGGCTGCGCCTGGATCAACGCGTACGGCGAACTGGGAGCGACCTCCGAACGCGTGGCCGGCCAGGTACGGGCGCACAAAGAGGCGTTCCGCGCCTACCTCGCCTCCCTCGTGGCCGACGCCGGGCTGCCCGACGCGCTGACCGGACCCCTGTTCCTGCTGGCCGAGGGGGCGATGGTCACCGCGGGCGTCACGGGCCGCGCCCGGCCGGCCGCCGAGGCGCGCGAGGCGGCCCGACTGCTGGTGGAAGCGGGCTGA
- a CDS encoding SLC13 family permease has product MNTPLAESLSVALLVAVLAWAVLRPFGWPEAVVAVPAAGVAVASGVISLEHARAEAEQLGPVIGFLAAVLVLAHFCDVEGLFQACGAWMARRAAGSPTRLLTSVFVLASAITAVLSLDATVVLLTPVVFATATRMGVRARPHVYACAHLSNTASLLLPVSNLTNLLAFAASGLSFTRFAALMVLPWLVAIGAEYAVFRRFFQRDLTASTHAPGPVDTPELPLFALVTVGCTLAGFVVASAVGVDPAWAAAAGALVLAGRALVRRQATPLTVARAASPSFLAFVLALGIVVRAVVDNGLADALRHVLPEGTGLAALLGIAALAAVLANLINNLPAVLVLLPLTAAAGPGAVLAVLLGVNLGPNLTYAGSLATLLWRRIVHGHGHGVDLKEFTGLGLLAVPASLVAAVVALWASLQVLGT; this is encoded by the coding sequence CTGAACACCCCGCTCGCCGAATCCCTGTCCGTGGCACTGCTCGTCGCCGTACTCGCCTGGGCCGTGCTGCGGCCCTTCGGCTGGCCCGAGGCGGTGGTGGCGGTCCCGGCGGCGGGGGTGGCGGTGGCTTCCGGGGTGATCTCCCTGGAGCACGCCCGCGCGGAGGCCGAGCAGCTCGGGCCGGTCATCGGTTTCCTCGCCGCCGTCCTGGTACTGGCCCACTTCTGCGATGTCGAGGGGCTCTTCCAGGCGTGCGGCGCGTGGATGGCCCGCCGGGCTGCCGGTTCGCCGACCCGGCTGCTGACCTCGGTGTTCGTACTGGCCTCGGCGATCACCGCGGTGCTGAGCCTGGACGCCACGGTGGTGCTGCTGACACCGGTGGTGTTCGCCACCGCCACCCGGATGGGCGTGCGGGCCAGGCCGCACGTCTACGCGTGCGCGCACCTGTCGAACACGGCCTCGCTGCTGCTGCCCGTCTCGAACCTCACCAACCTGCTGGCGTTCGCGGCGAGCGGGCTGAGCTTCACCCGGTTCGCGGCGCTGATGGTGCTGCCCTGGCTGGTCGCGATCGGGGCCGAGTACGCCGTCTTCCGGCGTTTCTTCCAGCGAGACCTGACGGCGTCCACCCACGCGCCCGGACCCGTCGACACACCCGAACTGCCCCTGTTCGCGCTGGTCACGGTGGGCTGCACGCTCGCCGGGTTCGTGGTGGCCTCGGCGGTGGGCGTCGATCCGGCCTGGGCCGCTGCGGCGGGGGCGCTGGTGCTGGCCGGCCGCGCCCTGGTGCGGCGGCAGGCCACCCCGCTCACCGTGGCGCGAGCGGCGTCACCCTCGTTCCTGGCGTTCGTGCTCGCGCTCGGCATCGTGGTGCGGGCGGTGGTCGACAACGGGCTCGCCGACGCGCTGCGGCACGTGCTGCCGGAGGGGACGGGACTGGCCGCGCTGCTCGGCATCGCCGCGCTGGCCGCCGTACTGGCGAACCTGATCAACAACCTGCCCGCGGTGCTGGTCCTGCTTCCGCTGACCGCCGCGGCCGGCCCCGGCGCGGTCCTCGCGGTGCTGCTCGGGGTGAACCTCGGCCCGAACCTGACCTACGCCGGATCGCTGGCCACGCTGCTGTGGCGGCGCATCGTGCACGGCCACGGACACGGCGTCGACCTGAAGGAGTTCACCGGGCTGGGCCTGCTCGCCGTACCGGCCTCGCTCGTCGCCGCCGTGGTCGCGCTGTGGGCGTCGCTCCAGGTCCTCGGGACCTGA
- a CDS encoding SpoIIE family protein phosphatase, protein MSPEYPFDEGATARAVVDDDGVLVEWNAGARRLLGWPAAEVVGRPAAELLAGGDHGGHDAPEGLRWDGVLTLRHHNGGTVSVWLLAHRRPPENGTPGSWILLTPLEGDAPRSPDDPLDTAALVQSPCALAIYDDRLRLRRINAAMEEIIGLPEERVRGLRLPEMSGRPQTADSERHLHRVLTTGRGHDVRTYLEVGGDGGVAAWLARMAPVRDETGRVLGVSVTVHDFTEQHLARERLQLVNEASVRIGTTLEVTRTAQELADVCVPALADFVSVDLLDPAEPGGDPFNGPPTLPVHLRRAAHRSINPGSPEAVAKPGQVDLYPASSPQADSLLVGHTIVASTDTDDLSEWLSWDKARAQRIKEYGIHSTMSVPIRARGLTLGVAVLTRFRRLDTFTPDDVLLAEEVTARAAVCIDNARRYSRERETALALQRSLLPRSLPRTAAVEAASRYLPAARAGVGGDWFDVIPLSGMRVAMVVGDVIGQGIQASATMGRLRTAVRTLADIDLAPDELLTHLDDLVVRLSEEAGNEGSPGEVGATCLYAVYDPISRRCTLAGAGHPAPLMTRPGSRPEQIELPAGPALGLGGLPFESTEFELPEGTVLALFTDGLVESRERDVDAGHDLLRAALAPPSDSLDETCDRVLHALLPPGGSADDVALLLARTRGLPPSQVATWDIPADPALVSPIRRQVVEQLGRWSLSAASFTAELVVSELVTNAIRYGSHPIRLRLIHDADTLICEVSDTSHTAPHLRRAKTWDEGGRGLLLVAQLTERWGSRHTPDGKTIWAEIALPSDEE, encoded by the coding sequence ATGAGCCCGGAGTATCCATTCGATGAAGGCGCGACGGCTCGTGCCGTCGTCGACGACGACGGCGTACTCGTCGAGTGGAACGCGGGTGCCCGGCGCCTGCTCGGCTGGCCCGCCGCCGAGGTCGTGGGCCGCCCCGCCGCGGAACTCCTGGCCGGCGGGGACCACGGCGGGCACGACGCCCCCGAGGGGCTCCGCTGGGACGGCGTCCTCACCTTGCGTCACCACAACGGCGGCACCGTGTCCGTATGGCTGCTCGCCCACCGCAGACCGCCCGAGAACGGCACCCCCGGCAGCTGGATCCTGCTCACCCCCCTGGAGGGCGACGCCCCGCGCTCGCCCGACGACCCGCTGGACACGGCCGCGCTCGTCCAGTCCCCCTGCGCCCTCGCGATCTACGACGACCGGCTGCGGCTGCGCCGGATCAACGCGGCCATGGAGGAGATCATCGGTCTGCCGGAGGAGCGGGTGCGGGGGCTGCGCCTGCCCGAGATGAGCGGCAGACCCCAGACCGCGGACAGCGAACGGCACCTGCACCGCGTCCTCACCACCGGCCGGGGACATGACGTGCGGACATATCTCGAGGTGGGCGGCGACGGCGGGGTCGCCGCCTGGCTGGCCCGCATGGCGCCGGTCCGCGACGAGACGGGACGGGTACTGGGCGTGAGCGTCACCGTCCACGACTTCACCGAGCAGCACCTGGCGCGCGAGCGGCTCCAGCTCGTGAACGAGGCGAGCGTCCGCATCGGCACCACCCTCGAGGTCACCCGGACGGCCCAGGAGCTGGCGGACGTCTGCGTGCCCGCGCTCGCCGACTTCGTCAGCGTCGACCTGCTGGACCCCGCGGAGCCCGGCGGCGACCCCTTCAACGGTCCGCCCACCCTCCCGGTCCACCTGCGGCGGGCCGCCCACCGGTCGATCAACCCGGGCAGCCCCGAGGCCGTGGCCAAGCCCGGACAGGTGGACCTCTATCCCGCCTCCTCGCCCCAGGCCGACTCGCTGCTGGTGGGGCACACCATCGTGGCGTCCACGGACACCGACGACCTCTCGGAGTGGCTTTCCTGGGACAAGGCCCGCGCCCAGCGGATCAAGGAGTACGGCATCCACTCGACGATGTCCGTGCCGATCCGGGCCCGCGGTCTCACCCTCGGGGTCGCCGTCCTCACCCGCTTCCGGCGACTCGACACGTTCACACCCGACGACGTGCTGCTCGCGGAGGAGGTCACCGCCCGCGCGGCCGTCTGTATCGACAACGCCCGCCGCTACTCCCGCGAGCGGGAGACCGCCCTGGCCCTGCAACGCAGCCTGCTACCCCGTTCACTGCCGCGCACGGCCGCCGTGGAGGCGGCCTCACGCTATCTCCCGGCCGCGCGGGCCGGAGTGGGCGGCGACTGGTTCGACGTGATCCCGCTGTCGGGGATGCGGGTCGCCATGGTCGTCGGGGACGTCATCGGGCAGGGCATCCAGGCCTCGGCGACCATGGGACGGCTGCGCACCGCCGTACGCACCCTCGCCGACATCGACCTGGCCCCGGACGAGCTGCTCACCCACCTCGACGACCTGGTCGTACGGCTGTCCGAGGAGGCCGGCAACGAGGGCAGCCCCGGCGAGGTCGGCGCCACCTGTCTGTACGCGGTGTACGACCCCATCTCGCGGCGCTGCACGCTGGCCGGGGCCGGGCATCCCGCGCCCCTGATGACCAGACCCGGAAGCCGGCCGGAACAGATCGAGCTGCCCGCCGGACCGGCGCTGGGCCTGGGCGGGCTGCCGTTCGAGTCGACCGAGTTCGAGCTGCCCGAGGGCACCGTGCTGGCCCTGTTCACCGACGGGCTGGTCGAGAGCCGGGAGCGGGACGTCGACGCCGGCCACGATCTGCTGCGCGCCGCTCTGGCACCCCCCTCCGACTCCCTGGACGAGACCTGCGACCGGGTGCTGCACGCCCTGCTGCCGCCCGGCGGGTCCGCCGACGACGTGGCCCTGCTGCTCGCCCGCACCCGGGGGCTGCCGCCGTCCCAGGTGGCGACCTGGGACATCCCGGCCGACCCGGCGCTGGTCTCCCCCATCCGCAGGCAGGTCGTCGAGCAGCTCGGCAGATGGTCACTGAGCGCGGCGTCCTTCACGGCCGAGCTGGTGGTCAGCGAGCTGGTCACCAACGCCATCCGCTACGGCTCCCACCCGATCCGGCTGCGCCTCATCCACGACGCGGACACGCTGATCTGCGAGGTGTCCGACACCAGCCACACGGCTCCGCACCTGCGCCGGGCCAAGACCTGGGACGAGGGCGGCCGCGGTCTGCTGCTGGTCGCCCAGCTCACCGAGCGCTGGGGCAGCCGGCACACGCCCGACGGCAAGACGATATGGGCCGAGATCGCCCTCCCCTCCGACGAGGAGTGA
- a CDS encoding nuclear transport factor 2 family protein, protein MNDRPPLPPFTRETAARKVQAAEDAWNTRDPHKVSLAYSPDSVWRNRDTFVTGRAEIVAFLTAKWEREREYALRKDLWAFDGNRIAVRFQYECRDADGQCWRSYGNELWEFDEHGLMTRREASINDVAIQDAQRRIRGPRPETERGLSFPVA, encoded by the coding sequence ATGAACGACCGCCCGCCCCTGCCCCCCTTCACCCGCGAGACCGCCGCCCGGAAGGTGCAGGCCGCCGAGGACGCCTGGAACACCCGCGATCCGCACAAGGTGTCGCTCGCGTACTCGCCGGACTCGGTCTGGCGCAACCGGGACACCTTCGTCACCGGGCGCGCGGAGATCGTCGCCTTCCTCACCGCGAAGTGGGAGCGCGAGCGGGAGTACGCCCTGCGCAAGGACCTGTGGGCCTTCGACGGCAACCGCATCGCGGTCCGCTTCCAGTACGAGTGCCGTGACGCCGACGGGCAGTGCTGGCGGTCGTACGGCAACGAACTCTGGGAGTTCGACGAGCACGGGCTGATGACCCGGCGGGAGGCGAGCATCAACGACGTGGCCATCCAGGACGCACAGCGGCGCATCCGCGGACCGCGACCCGAGACGGAACGAGGGCTGTCCTTCCCGGTCGCATAG
- a CDS encoding aldo/keto reductase: protein MQYVKLGSTGLDVSRICLGCMSYGLPDRGTHEWTLDEEASRPLIRQALEAGVTFFDTANVYSDGTSEEIVGKALADFADRDEIVLATKVHGRTRPGPNGGGLSRKAIMSEIDHSLRRLGTDYVDLYQIHRYDPHTPVEETMEALHDLVKAGKVRYIGASSMYAWQFSKAQYTAERHGWTRFVSMQNHYNLLYREEEREMLPLCADQGVGVLPWSPLARGRLTRDWNTVTERSASDGFGSRLYQEGDRTVVEAVTRIADDRGVPRAQVALAWLLHQDTVAAPIVGAGRPGHIEDAVAAVELELSDKEIEELERPYSPHPVVGH from the coding sequence ATGCAGTACGTGAAGCTCGGTTCGACGGGCCTGGACGTGTCGCGGATCTGTCTGGGCTGCATGTCCTACGGCCTGCCCGACCGCGGTACGCACGAGTGGACCCTCGACGAGGAGGCCTCGCGTCCGCTGATCCGGCAGGCGCTGGAGGCCGGTGTCACCTTCTTCGACACGGCGAACGTCTACTCCGACGGCACCAGCGAGGAGATCGTCGGCAAGGCGCTCGCCGACTTCGCCGACCGGGACGAGATCGTGCTCGCGACCAAGGTGCACGGCCGGACGCGCCCCGGGCCCAACGGCGGCGGCCTGTCCCGCAAGGCGATCATGTCCGAGATCGACCACAGCCTCCGCCGGCTCGGCACCGACTACGTCGACCTCTACCAGATCCACCGCTACGACCCGCACACGCCGGTCGAGGAGACGATGGAGGCGCTGCACGACCTCGTCAAGGCGGGCAAGGTGCGCTACATCGGGGCCAGTTCGATGTACGCCTGGCAGTTCTCCAAGGCCCAGTACACCGCGGAGCGGCACGGCTGGACCAGGTTCGTCTCCATGCAGAACCACTACAACCTCCTCTACCGCGAGGAGGAGCGGGAGATGCTGCCCCTGTGCGCGGACCAGGGCGTCGGCGTGCTGCCCTGGAGCCCGCTCGCCCGCGGTCGCCTCACCCGGGACTGGAACACCGTCACCGAGCGCAGCGCGAGCGACGGCTTCGGCAGCCGTCTCTACCAGGAGGGCGACCGGACCGTCGTCGAGGCCGTCACCCGCATCGCGGACGACAGGGGCGTCCCGCGCGCCCAGGTCGCCCTCGCCTGGTTGCTGCACCAGGACACGGTGGCGGCACCGATCGTCGGCGCCGGCAGGCCGGGGCACATCGAGGACGCGGTGGCCGCCGTCGAACTCGAACTCAGCGACAAGGAGATCGAGGAGCTGGAGCGGCCCTACTCCCCGCACCCCGTCGTCGGTCACTGA
- a CDS encoding ricin-type beta-trefoil lectin domain protein — MNDAGLSNSPTPARPSDATDEELSAELKKWTGTTPALQPVGELLDRHWEAAFAYARLCTDGARPAGMLTTAAFTRLFGESLRQNGPTAAWRPQLLVTVRRIAAEWDGDHRREGLHPTLRAAGGGDDRLAARLLPPAGRRLLSGAFQRLPQSARCLLWHTEVEAEPLSVPAALLGLGEEDAGVELRRARERLREECLQVHRELAPEQECRHYLRLLDVTYRRGGIDLDPDLRAHLDRCRHCRHTADQLNQFNGDLGGALAEAVLGWGARAYVEARAGSPEDNAAEAGPMPRAFAGEAFSTTSAPRHGSRRTAHKAARRAAARRRNVAAAALTVSALIVLPLVLWSALAPSDGTSPAGGTNPSDAPGSEAATSSGKPSWAGAAEAAQGDLQGRLHNVASGLCVGIVGKKAVKGAETELADCSSAAGQQWSYETDGLLRSVADPGLCLDSHLGYSVRLAPCTGGKAATKSIRYDFTLQGTLVPRWDQDLALTPAATDGGGALVLKNRDDNTEQHWVFDTSKTDLQMKVVNWDANSATSSTPVPSPTPRSAKTSAPEPSATPTTEQPAPTATPSYPTGAPCYGFACSPNGRPGYGYGGGYGYGGGYGGGR, encoded by the coding sequence GTGAATGACGCAGGCCTGTCGAATTCCCCGACTCCCGCTCGTCCGTCCGACGCCACGGACGAAGAACTGAGCGCGGAGCTCAAGAAGTGGACGGGGACGACGCCCGCGCTGCAACCGGTCGGCGAACTCCTCGACCGGCACTGGGAAGCGGCCTTCGCCTACGCCCGGCTGTGCACCGACGGCGCCCGTCCCGCCGGAATGCTCACCACCGCGGCATTCACGAGGCTTTTCGGTGAATCACTGCGCCAGAACGGGCCGACGGCCGCATGGCGGCCCCAACTGCTCGTCACCGTGCGCCGTATCGCCGCGGAATGGGACGGCGACCACAGACGCGAAGGACTTCACCCGACGCTGCGCGCGGCAGGCGGCGGCGACGACCGCCTCGCGGCCCGGCTGCTGCCGCCGGCCGGCCGGCGACTGCTGTCCGGGGCGTTCCAGCGGCTGCCCCAGTCGGCGCGCTGCCTGCTGTGGCACACCGAGGTGGAGGCCGAACCGCTCTCCGTGCCGGCCGCCCTGCTCGGCCTCGGCGAGGAGGACGCGGGCGTCGAACTGCGCCGGGCCCGCGAGCGGCTTCGCGAGGAGTGCCTCCAGGTCCACCGCGAACTCGCCCCCGAGCAGGAGTGCCGGCACTATCTGCGGCTGCTGGACGTGACCTACCGGCGCGGCGGCATCGACCTCGACCCCGACCTGCGCGCCCACCTCGACCGGTGCAGACACTGCCGGCACACGGCCGACCAGCTGAACCAGTTCAACGGCGACCTCGGCGGCGCACTGGCCGAAGCGGTGCTCGGCTGGGGCGCGCGGGCCTATGTCGAGGCCAGGGCCGGCAGTCCGGAGGACAACGCGGCCGAGGCGGGCCCCATGCCGCGCGCCTTCGCGGGCGAGGCGTTCTCCACCACGTCCGCCCCGCGCCACGGCTCCCGCCGCACGGCCCACAAGGCCGCCCGCCGTGCCGCCGCCCGCCGCCGCAACGTCGCCGCGGCCGCCCTGACCGTCAGCGCGCTGATCGTCCTGCCCCTGGTCCTGTGGTCCGCCCTCGCCCCCTCGGACGGCACCTCGCCGGCCGGTGGCACGAACCCCTCGGACGCCCCCGGCTCCGAGGCGGCCACCTCCAGCGGCAAACCGTCCTGGGCCGGCGCCGCCGAAGCCGCGCAGGGGGACCTCCAGGGCCGGCTGCACAACGTCGCGTCCGGGCTCTGTGTCGGCATCGTCGGCAAGAAGGCCGTCAAGGGAGCGGAGACCGAACTCGCCGACTGTTCCTCGGCGGCCGGCCAGCAGTGGTCGTACGAGACCGACGGACTGCTGCGCAGCGTCGCGGACCCCGGCCTCTGCCTGGACTCGCACCTCGGCTACTCGGTGCGCCTCGCCCCGTGCACGGGAGGCAAGGCGGCCACCAAGAGCATCCGCTACGACTTCACCCTGCAGGGCACGCTGGTGCCGCGCTGGGACCAGGACCTGGCCCTGACCCCCGCCGCCACCGACGGGGGCGGCGCGCTGGTCCTGAAGAACCGCGACGACAACACCGAACAGCACTGGGTGTTCGACACCTCGAAGACCGACCTCCAGATGAAGGTGGTCAACTGGGACGCGAACAGCGCCACCTCGTCGACACCGGTGCCCTCGCCCACTCCCAGGTCCGCGAAGACGTCCGCACCGGAGCCCTCCGCGACCCCGACGACCGAGCAGCCCGCACCGACCGCGACGCCCTCCTACCCCACCGGCGCCCCCTGCTACGGGTTCGCCTGCTCGCCCAACGGCCGGCCCGGCTACGGGTACGGCGGCGGCTACGGCTATGGGGGCGGGTACGGCGGAGGCCGCTGA
- a CDS encoding cytochrome P450 has translation MTETEPVAYPQDRTCPYHPPAAYDPLRDARPLTRIRLYDGRPAWLVSGHAVARALLADQRLSTDRTRPGFPVPTERLAAVRNRSIALLGVDDPVHRTQRRMMIPSFTLKSATALRPEIQRIVDERLDAMIGQGPPAELVTAFALPVPSMVICALLGVPYADHDFFEGQSRRLLRGPTAADIQDARDRLDAYFEELIDRKLKQSEPGDGILDELVHQRLRDGTLERGELVSLATILLVAGHETTANMISLGTYALLQHPERLGELRADPTLLPDAVEELMRMLSIADGLLRTATEDIEVGGATIRAGDGVVFATSVINRDEDAYPDPDSLDWHRPARHHVAFGFGIHQCLGQNLARAELEIALRSLFGRLPTLRLAVPADEIPFKPGDTIQGMLELPVTW, from the coding sequence ATGACGGAAACGGAACCCGTCGCCTACCCCCAGGACCGGACCTGCCCCTACCACCCGCCCGCCGCCTACGACCCGTTGCGCGACGCCCGCCCGCTGACCCGGATCAGGCTCTACGACGGCCGTCCGGCATGGCTGGTCAGCGGACACGCCGTAGCCCGCGCCCTGCTGGCCGACCAGCGCCTGTCCACCGACCGGACCCGTCCCGGCTTCCCGGTGCCCACCGAGCGACTGGCCGCGGTCCGTAACCGGAGCATCGCGCTGCTCGGCGTCGACGACCCCGTGCACCGCACCCAGCGCCGGATGATGATCCCGAGCTTCACCCTCAAGAGCGCCACCGCGCTGCGCCCGGAGATCCAGCGGATCGTGGACGAGCGGCTCGACGCGATGATCGGACAGGGACCGCCGGCGGAGCTGGTGACGGCCTTCGCGCTGCCCGTGCCCTCGATGGTGATCTGCGCCCTGCTCGGCGTCCCCTACGCCGATCACGACTTCTTCGAAGGACAGTCCCGACGGCTGCTGCGCGGCCCGACGGCCGCCGACATCCAGGACGCGCGCGACCGACTGGACGCCTACTTCGAGGAGTTGATCGACCGCAAGCTGAAGCAGTCGGAGCCGGGCGACGGCATCCTGGACGAACTGGTCCACCAGCGGCTGCGGGACGGCACGCTGGAGCGCGGCGAGCTCGTCTCGCTGGCGACCATCCTGCTGGTCGCCGGACACGAGACGACCGCCAACATGATCTCCCTCGGCACCTACGCCCTGCTGCAACACCCCGAGCGGCTCGGCGAGTTGCGTGCGGACCCCACGCTGCTGCCCGACGCCGTCGAGGAGCTGATGCGGATGCTGTCGATCGCGGACGGGCTCCTGCGGACGGCCACCGAGGACATCGAGGTGGGCGGGGCGACGATCCGGGCCGGCGACGGAGTGGTCTTCGCCACCTCGGTGATCAACCGCGACGAGGACGCCTACCCCGACCCGGACTCCCTGGACTGGCACCGGCCGGCCCGTCATCACGTGGCCTTCGGCTTCGGCATCCACCAGTGCCTCGGCCAGAACCTGGCCCGCGCCGAACTGGAGATCGCCCTGCGCTCCCTCTTCGGCCGACTGCCCACCCTCCGCCTCGCCGTCCCGGCGGACGAGATCCCCTTCAAGCCCGGCGACACGATCCAGGGGATGCTGGAACTCCCCGTGACCTGGTAA